GGCATCACAaaacaaatagaaaaatttaattttaatgacgaaatggtcattaaataaaactcaataatttaaaacaaatgaaaaaatattcaaataaacaatttaaaagaataaataaaattggaaaatattcaaataataaatagcaaTCCAGTAAATAATGTTTGAAacgaaattcaaatatataactCATCAACTTCAACtacaagaataattaataattcaataataatttctaaaacatagactttttaaataaataagagaaTAATTCGATGAGCAATTTATAAACTTCAATTgagagaataattaaaaatttaatgaccaacaaaattaataattcttaagttaaataaaacatataacaataaataaataatataggctCAACgccaatcaaaaattataatgttcactaaaattaatatttcaagttAACAAATcataacattaaataaatttaaataatattattatttaaacaataataataaataaatttaaacaataagtataaataaatttaaattttaaatattgttataagtaaaatattgtaCATGTGGGTGTATTATGTGTGGGTGCGCACGCACATAAGTCCACATAGGGGCATGCCCTTCCCGCTTTCCTAAGGTGAAAATCATAGAGAAAGGGAAAGGTCCCATAGGAACTGTGCTCCGATTGGACACAGTTTTCCCCCAAAGCAGTACTTTGAATAGACCAGATAAGAGATTATAAAAAGTGTCGTCGTACCAAAAATCGACAGTCAGGGTTTAGTTGGAGTTAAGAGTTAGAGTTAACTGTCGGGGACAGTAGGAGCTAAGAGAGCAAACTGCTCGATGCAGTTCGGCTCAGCCCAGGTTAGTTCCAGTTGAGTAAGGAAAGGAAAATTCAAGTGTTCTCACACTTTTTTCCGTACTAGTTCAGCACTAGtttcctttttattttcgagTGTCCTCACACTGAAAATTAAttccatttttatttcaagtgtTCTCACACTGAAAATTGATTCAACTATTTTATTGCAAGTGTCTTcactctaaaaaattaattcaaatattgtaCAAGTGTTTCCACATTTAAATTCATCAACATTTCGCGAGTTTTTGTAATCTCTATTCAGTTAATCATTATTCAAGAAATTAAATCCAATgataaagtaaatttaatcacACATTCAATTCAGTGTAACCTACTAATAAACCAAACTAATCGCTGCGATCTCAGGTACTGTAAGTCTTAAATAAGTTACTTTTTATATAagtcaaattatttgatattcaAATCAATcggttattaaaattaatctcaTGGTGACGACTcaatatattaattcaaattcatacTACTTAGCGTCGGCTGATAGCCACCTAATATACCGATAAACCCAAATTCATAATATCTAGTATTGGCAAGTAGCCACCGAGTACTTttatagaataattttaagttatcataaaatttttgtttgtaaaCTCTTGTAAttgtaaaactatttttttttggtctcaatatatagataattaattgtaatttaagttttatCAATTATCAACCCAGACAAACATCCTCACAGATTCCCAGTCTATAAGCCGTTGGCTTggactaaaataaatataaaattaaatccgTATCTGGACGTAACATTACGAATTCTCGATTTTTAACAACTTCACTTTGAAGGTAATAAACTTGGACACTAAACTATTAAAGTCACTTATCactttgtaataataaaatgttcaATTATTGGTAAACGTTGAATATAGTCTTAGAGTCTTAAGACGAGAGTAACTGAACCACTGATAGTCTCAAGATCAGAAATTATACTAAGCGATGATCTATGGTACCTTCGAATTTATCATAGAATCCCCACcactttcatttttaagtttttacccCCTCTCCTCACTTGAGCTATCTAATGACAATAGTTACAGTTCATACTTTTGGgatgattatttttctctaCCTAAGGTAAAGTACCCAGTAGTTGAACAGGTTTCAAAGTAAAACGTATTTGACcctacttttaatatttaaagttatGATAATTAGTTCAAATTAATGAgtttcatgaaaatataaacaattttgaattgatcgaAGCGCAAAATAACGcagataattgaatatttatattttgaccacGTTTTTAAGATAGACTATGAAAGGACTAGTAGTTGAACGATCAACTCTGACAAGCCGCAGTAGTTGAACACTCCGGGAGCAGTAGCtgaactaataaaatatatggcaataggcacaccaaaatttttcaacgttttattgaaatatcaaaagaattataatatattattgaataatgtTCGAATCTCCCGCGCTTGCGTTTCTCGTCGCTGCTCTGAGGCCGATTAAATAGAGTTGCGTCGGCGCGATATCATGCGCAGGTGGCTCTATCGGTCCCATTCTCATCTCAAGCTCCGCCCACTCATCCAAGTGGGGATGAATATGAAGGCGAAGCCATTTTTATCTCACCTCACCGCGTGTTACCACGTTTAAGGGGTTATATCCACttgtgattttcaaaaaatcgaattttttttttgtcattttttgaatgtacatatattcaagaatattctctgaaaatttcaaatcgatccGACAATTAGTTTCGGAGATATGAGCGTATTAGTAAGGACGTCTCCGAGCGTTCGAAAGTAGGCAGAGCGCGAGCCGGAGTAGCAGCTATTTCTCGTAGCCGCTATACTTTAGTTCTCGACTTATATTGTGTTTGGGaccctaaaataataatacaaaaggTCTAGTTTATACTTGAAACCTATGTTGAggaattttaagttaaaaatatgtgAATTCATCAGTTAAAAGTGATTTCCACGTAGACAAGTTGTGTTTGTGCTCAGTTTGTGTATTTCTCAGTGTGTAAAGTtcaattaattcaagtaaatgTTATTTGAGTGCTATGGGATTATCACTTGGACCCAATGCTCATTCCTACGCGAGTAAAGACGACGCAGAGCGCATCTCAATTTCGGGCGCAATAGCGCAAGGGTCGACGCGCGAGGGGAGAATGGCTCGTAGACAACAACAATTAAACATTTTGGAGGCAAACGACGAAGCAGAGGGTTCCTCTTATGATGCTGGAATAGATGACACGAtgtaagttgaaaaaaaaaaattttaatttagtgtAAATCGTTCCcgaaactttaaacgcgtttaTCTCAAAACCGTGTTTTCAGAGTCGGTGAGCAAAATTTCTCCGAAACCGCTAAACCGatcggtttgaaatttttacacgACTTACTCAGATATATTTTTCAGGTAATGATCGAAGGAATAAGGTTTTGGAcaataatttcgattttttaagccACTTcgaagtgaaaaattttcatgaaaaattgaattttttttttgaacagccgccattttgtcaaaaatcaaaattttgactaGACCTTCGATCATTacctgtatttatttattacaaaactagatatttttggtttttggtTTTCAGATAATTTGGACCAGAGATATCTTGCTCACCGCCAAGCACCTTTTTTTGGAGGTCTCTCCGCAGATCATCTACAGGAGCTAGGGgatccaatatttttttaaataaaccgcTGATTGTTAAAGTACATTAAATTCTGTTTAAGtacattttttccattaatgtataaaataaaatgcctcttggaaaaaaattcacaaaaaaacGCGTTTTTTCTGCCTCGCAAGTGGATATAACCCCTTAATACTTTTCTCTCAATATTCATACAGAAATTACCAGTGCAGTATACAtagtgtatataaataaaatagataattaatttattaatataataagacTAAAAtaagtgttaaaaaatatttattttaatatcaaatcaTCAAAACCTCAATCCCGCCAATTAAGCGTCCCAGCATCTCACATTCTCACTTAAATTTgagtttaaatttcattaaaatatttaggtGATTAAAACattggtccttcgagccggattGCTTAATTGGCGTTGAAATCAGTGTATTTTTCATCTCAAAAAAAGTGCATCGCAAAGTCATTTCAACACCAGTACATCGCTGAGTACCCTGGACGTGGTACTGCATTGGTGGAAAAAGTGGTAAGGGACACATCAGTGCAAATTACACTTTGTGAAGTGACAAGTGTCGTGGTTTAAGCACACAAACTATCAACCAACATCTCAACGTTCTCAACACACATCGCTGCATATCACCTGACGTCATCACCAGCCGCTGTCAGTTCGTTCTGTATTATTTTTCACATCTTAATTTacacttatcaaaaaaattaaagggacaaaaaattttataaatgttttagtgatttttggaaggctgtattttcgtgaaaaatgatcgtaccaaaaaaacaaaaaaagcaaattgaagcttaaaatctctagtttaaggatcttccagcaaaatattttttcgagctacgatttttgcggaatcatcagaaaaaggtcgagacaaaatttttctaaattttttggttttgttttcaaggtctacggggccaggaaaaattaaaaaaaaacggattcatggctcgtttaggaaatttattcagctacaatttgctttttttttgtctctgtacgacaatttgctgctgagatatcagccttcaaatgaaaaaggatccatttgtctttgattattgatatctcagcaaataatggccgcacagtaatttaaagggcagttcaagaaacttgaataaattccctacaagccccatttttgattttttcaaaaaaaaattttttcatccttgatatccatttaaaaaacccttaaaaatggccattttctggttttttagtcgactcatcgctactctgcaaatattgataaaaaaaataatgttgccaggtaactttacagcttaatgtaccctcgaaaaccctgaaaattttcagattgattcattaaaccgtttgtccgggccgattgctcaaagttttacaaaacaattaaagaagcaagttttgttccttaatttgtgtaatcattaccaaaatggaaaaatcaatttttatcggattttctttcatttttgcgttagttattcaataaatgtaaggaaaagagaaaaaaaaattttttttttcgaaaaacgaaataaaacaagaatttttttacttttttttttttttacgttttattcagttctttttttaactaGTTGCcatcaaaacaatttttggCTGGTCCATACTTGGTCCAGTATCATCTCAATCACAACAATCACCAAGCAGATCTCACCATATCATCTCTAACGATCAATTTCATAATTCAATCATCAAGTTTTGGCAACTTGAAGGAGTTCCATCACATCTCAACGAGTTCTCATGGTAGAAGAAGCTGAATGTGAGTCTCACTTCCAATCAACTCACTCTCGTGATCACACTGGTAGATATACCGTGCGATTACCATTCAAATCATCATCTTAACAGCTTGGACACTCAATGCACATTGCCACCAAGTGTCTCAATCGACTAATAAAAAACATCTCACAAAAGCCTGAGTTCAATCATCTCCACAAGGACTTTCTTACGGAGTATGAGGCCATGGGTCACATGCAAAAGGTCCCAGATTCATATCAATCATCTCACATCACCTACTATCTACCTCATCACGGTGTTCTTCGTGAAGAAAGCACAACAACGAAGCTGAGAGTCGTTTTCAACGGCTCCAGTAATACTACTCCAGACATCTCACTAAATGACACACTTCACACGGGTCCAAAACTGCAGTCTGACATCTTTGATGTCTTACTGTATGTCAGAAGACACCAATTCATTTTCATCACGGACATCACAAAAATGTTTCGTCAAATCGATGTTCACCCAGATGATTGGGACTATCAACGGATCCTCTGGGTAGATGATAACAATCAATCTCAATCATATCATCTCACCACCATTACATCCGGCACTCGGCCAGCACCATATCTCGCTGGCCGTGTTCTCAAACAGCTGATCATCGATGAAGGAGATAAGTATCCACTAGCTGTTGAACCTTTTGAAAAAGGCAGTTACGTGGATGATATCTGTGGAGGCGCTGATAACGTCAATCATCTCAACAACATCGCATCTCAAGTGGAAGCAATATGTCTTTCTGGTTGTTCTCTACTAGCCAAGTGGAAAAGCAACCATCCTCAGTTCAGCATATTGTCATCATCTAACATCTCAAATTCCCACGAGTTCAACGAATCGACATCCAAAATTCTTGGACTGTCCTGGAAATGTCAACCAGATCATCTCACATTCACTGGTCATACATCTCAAAAGGCTGCCATCACCAAAAGATCAATTTTATCTGAAATAGCCCAGTTACTTGATCCACTGGGGCTCATCTCACCTGTAGTCATCAATGCCAAAATCTTGATGCGAGATCTATGGCTAGAAAAAATTGGATTGGACGATTCACTCTCACCTCAGATGATTCACCGTTGGAAGAAATTCCGAGATAAATTACCTGAATTATCTCAACTTAAAATTCCTCGCTGGCTTAACATCTCATCAGACACCTCAAACATCGAGATCCACGGATTCTAAGATGCTTCACAGCATGCTATGGCTGCTGCGGTTTACATCAAGACTCATCATCATCTCACACTAGCAAAAATAACTCTTGTCAGTGAAAAGACTCGAGTTGCACATTCCTCGTCTCGAGCTATCAGCAGCTCTGCTGCTCACTGAACTCATCTCACACGTGCAAACAACTCTCAATCTCCAAGATGTTCCAGTTTATCTCTGGACAAACTCAGCGGTGGCTCTTGCCTGGATCAAGCAAGAACCAAGTAAATGGAAAGAGTTTGTTAAAAACAGAGTTCAATCAATTCAACAAAATCTATCAGCAGCCAACTGGAAATTTATCTCAGAAAAACAGAATCCTGCAGACTGCGCTTCCAAGGGTTTGACTCCATCTTTACTACAATCTCATCAACTCTGGTGGTCAGGTCCAACCTGGTTACTAGAGCCATCTCACCAATGGCCAGAATTCACATCTCAGGAAGATCCTGAAGTGGACTCTGAACGCAAATCAGCTCAATCTCATCTCGCAGTGGTTTTACATTCAGCTTTGTACTTTTGGATCAAAGCAACACAACAAGAATATTTCAAGAACGAAATCTCACAATTATCGCAAAACAAACCTTTTTTGAAATCTCATCCTTTCTCACGTCTCACAGCTTACATCGATTCTACGGATTTTGTACGAGTTGGTGGACGACCACAAAATTCTCATCTCGACACGGACAGCAAGCATCCACCAACACTAACAAAGAATTGTCATCTCTCTCATCTCATCATCTCTGATGCGCATGCTCGCACAATGCATGGAGGTACGCAACTGACGCTAGCTGCCGTGCGCAAGAAGTGCTGGATATTTGGGGGAAGAATCCCCATTAAATCTCACATTCAACGCTGTGTTGTCTGTGTAAGATAGAGAGCTCAGCGATCTCAACAGTTGATGGGTCAACTGCCTACATCTTGAGTCTCACCATCACTCGTCTTTGAAAGCACTGGCGTAGACTACGCTGGGCCTGTGCAGCTAAAATACTTTCAAGGACGAGGTACACGCTGCTACAAAGGCTGGATTGCAGTCTTTGTATGCTTCTCAACTTCTGCAATTCACTTGGAAGCTGTAAGTAATCACACTGCAGAAGGCTTTCTCAAGGCGTTCAGGAGGTTCACAAGTCGTCGTGACATCTGCAAAACCCTTTACAGTGACTGTAGCACGAACTTCAAAGGGGCAGATGTCATTCTCAACCAACTTCCCACTAGTGCACTCAACGAATCATGTCTTCTCCAGCAAATTCTCACCTTAGACGGAACTTAGTGGATTTTTAACCCACCTGGTGCTCCACGCATGGGTGGCAAGTGGGAGGCCGCTGT
This window of the Microplitis mediator isolate UGA2020A chromosome 8, iyMicMedi2.1, whole genome shotgun sequence genome carries:
- the LOC130673850 gene encoding uncharacterized protein LOC130673850, with product MHIATKCLNRLIKNISQKPEFNHLHKDFLTEYEAMGHMQKVPDSYQSSHITYYLPHHGVLREESTTTKLRVVFNGSSNTTPDISLNDTLHTGPKLQSDIFDVLLYVRRHQFIFITDITKMFRQIDVHPDDWDYQRILWVDDNNQSQSYHLTTITSGTRPAPYLAGRVLKQLIIDEGDKYPLAVEPFEKGSYVDDICGGADNVNHLNNIASQVEAICLSGCSLLAKWKSNHPQFSILSSSNISNSHEFNESTSKILGLSWKCQPDHLTFTGHTSQKAAITKRSILSEIAQLLDPLGLISPVVINAKILMRDLWLEKIGLDDSLSPQMIHRWKKFRDKLPELSQLKIPRWLNISSDTSNIEIHGF